A single region of the Sulfitobacter geojensis genome encodes:
- a CDS encoding S-methyl-5'-thioadenosine phosphorylase, with the protein MTQTKIAVIGGSGLYDIDGLTGADWVTVETPWGKPSDAILTGTLDGVEMAFLPRHGRGHVHSPSSVPYRANIDALKRLGCTDVISVSACGSFREEMAPGDFVIVDQFIDRTFAREKSFFGSGCVAHVSVAHPTCPRLGDACETAARDAGITVHKGGTYLAMEGPQFSTLAESKMYRESWGADVIGMTNMPEAKLAREAELCYASVAMITDYDSWHPDHGEVDVTAIIATLMGNADKGRDLVARLPALLGAERAPCPHGCDRALEFAILTQPDARDPALMAKLDAVAGRML; encoded by the coding sequence ATGACACAGACGAAAATTGCGGTGATTGGTGGCTCCGGCCTTTACGATATCGACGGTTTGACGGGCGCGGATTGGGTTACCGTCGAAACGCCGTGGGGCAAGCCATCTGACGCGATCCTGACAGGGACGCTGGACGGGGTCGAGATGGCCTTTCTGCCACGTCACGGGCGAGGTCATGTGCACAGCCCCTCTTCGGTGCCATATCGCGCAAACATCGACGCCTTGAAACGTCTGGGCTGTACCGATGTGATCAGCGTTTCGGCCTGTGGATCGTTCCGCGAGGAAATGGCACCGGGTGATTTTGTCATTGTCGATCAGTTTATTGACCGCACATTCGCCCGCGAAAAGTCGTTTTTCGGTTCTGGCTGTGTGGCCCATGTCAGCGTCGCCCACCCCACCTGTCCACGTCTTGGCGACGCTTGTGAAACCGCCGCACGGGATGCCGGGATCACGGTGCACAAAGGTGGTACTTATCTGGCGATGGAGGGGCCGCAATTCTCCACCTTGGCGGAAAGCAAAATGTACCGCGAAAGCTGGGGCGCGGATGTGATTGGCATGACCAACATGCCCGAAGCGAAACTGGCCCGCGAGGCAGAGCTTTGTTACGCCTCGGTCGCGATGATCACCGACTATGACAGCTGGCATCCCGATCACGGCGAGGTGGATGTCACGGCAATCATCGCCACCTTGATGGGCAATGCTGACAAGGGCCGTGATCTTGTGGCGCGTTTGCCTGCGTTACTGGGGGCCGAACGCGCGCCCTGCCCGCATGGCTGTGATCGTGCGCTCGAGTTTGCGATTCTAACGCAACCTGACGCCCGTGATCCCGCGTTGATGGCGAAACTGGACGCGGTGGCCGGCAGAATGCTGTAA
- a CDS encoding GNAT family N-acetyltransferase, whose translation MYQLTPETPQDYWEVEALYDTCFAPGREALSSYRLRDGVPSVTGLSHVARDAGGILGGAIRYWPVRIGDVAALLLGPVAVHPTRQGEGLGRALIEESLRHAAPLGWDRVMLVGDAPYYGRFGFEVLNNVEMPPPTNPARVLGRAIAPGAWDGVSGKVRRWLD comes from the coding sequence TTGTATCAGTTAACACCGGAGACACCGCAGGATTATTGGGAGGTCGAGGCTCTTTATGACACCTGTTTTGCGCCGGGGCGCGAGGCGTTGTCGTCCTATCGTCTGCGCGACGGCGTACCGTCGGTCACGGGGTTAAGCCATGTCGCGCGCGATGCGGGCGGCATTCTGGGTGGTGCGATCCGGTATTGGCCCGTGCGCATTGGCGATGTTGCGGCGTTGCTGCTGGGGCCGGTCGCCGTACACCCGACCCGACAGGGCGAGGGGTTGGGGCGCGCCTTGATCGAAGAAAGCCTGCGTCATGCCGCGCCGTTGGGGTGGGACCGTGTGATGCTGGTCGGGGATGCGCCCTATTACGGGCGCTTCGGTTTTGAAGTGTTGAACAATGTGGAAATGCCGCCGCCGACCAACCCTGCGCGGGTCTTGGGGCGGGCCATTGCGCCGGGCGCATGGGACGGGGTGAGCGGCAAGGTGCGCCGCTGGCTGGATTGA
- a CDS encoding M16 family metallopeptidase — protein sequence MSLNEHRLSNGFRIVTEHMPGLASASIGVWVSAGGRHETPQQNGIAHFLEHMAFKGTAKRTSLQIAEAIEDVGGYINAYTSREVTAYYVRVLENDVALGLDVIADILRNPVLDPNEIEVERGVILQEIGQALDTPDDVIFDWLQEQAYPGQPLGRTILGPSERVSNFDRSDLQGFIKDHYGPEQMILSAAGAVDHDEIVKLAEELFGDMPAKPLFQMDVASFKGGEVRQNKALEQAHFALGFESPGYRADDIYVAQIYASALGGGMSSRLFQEIRENRGLCYTIFAQAGAHADTGMMTIYAGTSAEQLPELANITIDEMKRAATDMSPAEVARARAQMKAGLLMGLESPSNRAERLARLIQIWDRIPSLKETIEKIDAVTTGDVRDLAQRMAADAPAALALYGPVDAAPGLLALQERRAA from the coding sequence ATGAGCCTGAACGAACACCGCCTCTCGAACGGCTTTCGCATTGTAACCGAACATATGCCGGGGCTTGCCTCTGCCTCTATCGGGGTTTGGGTCTCTGCCGGGGGGCGTCACGAAACGCCGCAACAAAACGGTATCGCGCATTTTCTCGAACACATGGCGTTCAAAGGGACGGCGAAACGGACCTCCCTGCAAATCGCCGAAGCGATCGAGGATGTGGGCGGGTATATCAACGCCTATACCAGCCGCGAAGTGACGGCCTATTACGTGCGGGTGCTGGAAAACGATGTGGCGCTTGGGCTGGATGTGATCGCGGATATTCTGCGCAATCCTGTGTTGGACCCGAACGAGATCGAAGTTGAACGCGGCGTTATCCTACAAGAAATCGGTCAGGCGCTGGATACACCGGATGATGTGATTTTTGACTGGCTTCAGGAACAGGCCTATCCCGGTCAACCTTTGGGGCGTACCATTCTTGGGCCTTCGGAACGGGTGTCGAATTTTGACCGCAGCGATTTGCAGGGCTTTATCAAAGATCACTACGGTCCCGAACAAATGATCCTGTCTGCCGCAGGGGCGGTGGATCACGACGAGATCGTGAAACTGGCCGAAGAACTGTTTGGTGACATGCCTGCCAAGCCGCTGTTCCAGATGGATGTCGCCTCCTTCAAGGGGGGTGAAGTGCGCCAGAACAAGGCGTTGGAACAGGCGCATTTCGCGCTTGGTTTTGAATCGCCGGGGTATCGCGCAGATGACATCTATGTGGCGCAGATTTACGCATCCGCCCTTGGCGGCGGCATGTCTTCGCGCCTGTTTCAGGAGATCCGCGAAAACCGCGGGCTGTGTTATACGATTTTTGCCCAAGCGGGCGCACATGCCGATACCGGTATGATGACGATCTATGCGGGGACGTCGGCGGAACAACTGCCCGAACTTGCGAATATCACCATCGACGAGATGAAGCGGGCGGCCACCGATATGTCACCCGCCGAAGTCGCCCGCGCGCGCGCGCAGATGAAAGCAGGCCTGTTGATGGGATTGGAAAGCCCGTCAAACCGCGCGGAACGTCTGGCACGGTTGATCCAGATTTGGGACCGCATTCCGTCGCTTAAGGAAACCATTGAAAAGATCGACGCGGTGACAACGGGGGATGTGCGCGATCTCGCGCAGCGTATGGCTGCGGATGCGCCTGCGGCCCTTGCGCTTTATGGTCCTGTCGACGCGGCACCGGGGCTGCTTGCCCTACAGGAGCGCCGCGCCGCCTGA
- a CDS encoding EcsC family protein, whose amino-acid sequence MQIESSLPTPIDVEAEIEKLARRYKSAGGLGINVLNLIGGSADNLIERLPEGIRRNLESATITALNQAMKAAHSSRSVVPDQASWLNQAVSTAMGAAGGAGGLPTALAELPVTTTLLLRVIQGVAVEHGFDPEAESVQFDCVQVFAAAGPLSGDDGADLGFLSARLALSGKAMQAVIAKIAPKLAVVLGQKLAAQTVPVLGAVAGAATNYAYTSYYEDVAHVHFGLRKLAIDADVPHGDLLAQLEVKMAKPKVTA is encoded by the coding sequence ATGCAGATAGAATCCAGTTTGCCCACGCCGATAGATGTAGAGGCCGAGATTGAAAAACTCGCCCGCCGGTACAAATCAGCCGGTGGTTTGGGGATCAATGTCCTGAACCTTATTGGCGGATCTGCGGACAATCTGATCGAGCGGCTGCCCGAAGGGATCCGGCGCAATCTGGAAAGCGCCACGATTACCGCGCTGAACCAAGCGATGAAAGCCGCCCATTCCAGCCGGTCGGTTGTGCCCGATCAGGCAAGTTGGCTGAACCAAGCCGTTTCTACGGCGATGGGCGCTGCGGGCGGCGCGGGCGGGCTGCCGACCGCTTTAGCGGAGCTGCCGGTTACCACAACGCTGTTGTTGCGCGTGATCCAAGGCGTCGCGGTAGAGCACGGGTTTGATCCCGAAGCCGAGTCTGTTCAGTTTGATTGCGTACAGGTTTTTGCCGCCGCTGGTCCCTTGTCGGGGGATGACGGGGCGGACTTGGGATTCCTGTCGGCCCGTCTTGCGTTGTCGGGCAAGGCGATGCAGGCGGTCATCGCCAAAATCGCGCCGAAACTTGCCGTGGTTCTGGGGCAAAAACTGGCCGCACAAACGGTACCGGTTCTGGGGGCTGTGGCAGGGGCGGCGACGAATTACGCCTACACAAGCTATTATGAGGACGTGGCGCATGTGCATTTCGGCCTGCGCAAACTCGCGATCGACGCGGACGTGCCGCATGGTGACCTACTCGCGCAACTGGAAGTGAAAATGGCCAAGCCCAAAGTCACCGCCTAA
- a CDS encoding MBL fold metallo-hydrolase has product MIRSVLLLLLFFPATLWAQDRTPSHCIALAQATDGIDYVVPASLPEVARENVYLHYINHASFLIRSHGGLNMVTDFTGFTGTLPFTPDVVTMNHAHDTHWTAFPDPAIPHALQGWGEFGVGITHRLDLGEVLVRNVSTDIRSQFSGIEKKGNSIFVFEMAGLCIGHLGHLHHAPDAAQYAALGRLDVVMAPVDGGYTLDQATMITVLKRLKSSIVIPMHWFSGFALDDFLTGMQGDFSVVEVGGPSLTVSLHNLPSRPTIMVLRPEYINVAR; this is encoded by the coding sequence ATGATCCGTTCAGTTTTATTGCTGCTCTTGTTCTTCCCCGCAACCCTATGGGCGCAGGACCGTACGCCAAGCCATTGCATCGCCTTGGCACAGGCTACGGATGGCATTGACTATGTCGTTCCTGCCAGCCTTCCCGAAGTCGCCCGCGAAAACGTTTATCTGCATTACATTAACCACGCATCATTCCTGATACGCAGTCATGGCGGATTGAATATGGTGACAGATTTCACCGGCTTCACCGGCACCCTGCCGTTCACCCCTGATGTGGTCACAATGAACCACGCCCATGACACCCATTGGACAGCCTTTCCCGATCCCGCGATCCCGCATGCCCTGCAAGGGTGGGGGGAATTCGGCGTTGGCATCACCCATCGTCTTGATCTGGGCGAGGTGTTGGTCCGCAATGTCTCGACCGACATTCGCTCGCAGTTTTCCGGGATAGAGAAAAAGGGCAATTCGATATTTGTGTTCGAAATGGCGGGGTTGTGTATCGGACATCTGGGCCATTTGCATCACGCGCCCGATGCTGCGCAATATGCAGCACTGGGGCGGCTCGATGTGGTGATGGCCCCTGTTGATGGGGGCTATACGCTGGACCAAGCCACCATGATCACTGTCTTAAAACGGCTCAAATCCTCGATCGTGATCCCGATGCACTGGTTTTCCGGTTTCGCGCTGGATGATTTTCTGACTGGTATGCAGGGCGACTTTTCCGTGGTTGAGGTCGGCGGTCCGTCCCTGACGGTGTCCTTGCACAATCTGCCGTCGCGCCCGACGATCATGGTACTGCGACCCGAATATATTAATGTTGCCCGCTAA
- a CDS encoding LysE family translocator encodes MPFDLWLTFVAASIVLLLIPGPTVLLVLSYALSKGRSVAVASAAGVALGDLVAMTASLAGLGALVLTSATLFTALKWVGAVYLVWLGIKQLRSAPSGSMSLPQSTDITGRHVFGHAAAVTALNPKSIAFFIAFVPQFLSPNAPLLPQFAILIATFVSLAALNALAYALLADRLRRIIDRPIVITWITRAGGAALVTMGILTATLRRSTT; translated from the coding sequence ATGCCTTTTGACCTTTGGCTTACATTCGTCGCCGCGTCTATCGTCCTGTTGCTGATCCCCGGCCCCACAGTTTTACTGGTGCTGAGCTACGCGCTGAGCAAGGGGCGTTCCGTCGCCGTTGCCTCCGCCGCCGGTGTCGCCTTGGGGGATCTGGTGGCTATGACAGCATCACTCGCCGGTCTAGGCGCGTTGGTCCTGACGTCGGCCACACTGTTCACTGCGTTGAAATGGGTCGGTGCCGTCTATCTCGTCTGGCTGGGGATCAAACAGCTGCGCTCTGCCCCGTCCGGTAGCATGTCCCTGCCGCAAAGCACTGACATCACAGGCAGACACGTCTTTGGCCATGCCGCCGCAGTTACCGCATTGAACCCGAAATCCATCGCCTTTTTCATCGCCTTTGTGCCGCAGTTCCTGTCGCCCAATGCGCCGCTATTGCCGCAATTTGCCATTCTGATCGCCACCTTCGTCAGCCTTGCCGCGCTGAACGCTTTGGCTTATGCGCTGCTCGCGGACCGTTTGCGCCGCATCATCGACCGCCCGATCGTCATCACATGGATCACCCGCGCAGGCGGGGCGGCCCTGGTCACTATGGGCATCCTGACCGCCACCCTACGCCGGAGCACCACATGA
- a CDS encoding SulP family inorganic anion transporter, with protein MVRSTFHAFTKNLEVTDLRWMPEDGFSVGRLRIELLSGLTVALALVPEAVAFAFVAGVHPLVGLYAAFLVGLITALIGGRPGMISGATGALAVVMVALVAQHGVEYLFATVVLMGLLQIFAGVMQWGKFIRLVPHPVMLGFVNGLAIVIFLAQMGQFKVPGTMVDTGHGMGGGEWLSGQPLYLMLALVAATMAIIWIMPRITKLIPAPLAGIGIVAAVVIFTGMDVPRVGDLASIEGGLPMPHMPFGEGLGLYGTALAPFTLETLYIIAPYAVILAAIGLIESLLTLNLVGDMTNTRGGASQECVAQGIANTVTGFFGGMGGCAMIGQSMINVKSGGRTRVAGIAAAIFLLLFILVGSSLIEQIPLAALVGVMFMVVIGTFAWNSLTILRKVPLTDAFVILLVTVVTVYEDLAVAVVVGVIVSALAYAWNNARRIHATTRESHTEKGAKVYEIHGPLFFGSSDGFAELFTVAEDPEKVIIDFADSRVVDQSALQAIEAIASKYETTGKHVMLRHLSRDCHRLLTKAGHLMVDSDDDPDYELAVDYSVRTGVLGGH; from the coding sequence ATGGTGCGTTCCACGTTTCACGCCTTTACCAAAAACCTCGAAGTTACCGACCTGCGATGGATGCCCGAAGACGGGTTCTCCGTTGGCCGATTGCGCATCGAACTGCTGTCGGGACTGACTGTCGCGCTGGCACTTGTACCCGAAGCGGTTGCCTTTGCCTTTGTCGCCGGTGTGCATCCGTTGGTCGGTTTGTATGCGGCGTTTCTGGTCGGTCTGATCACGGCCTTGATCGGGGGACGGCCCGGCATGATTTCGGGTGCCACAGGCGCTTTGGCCGTTGTGATGGTGGCGCTGGTCGCCCAGCACGGCGTTGAGTATCTGTTCGCGACCGTTGTTTTAATGGGCTTGTTGCAGATATTCGCGGGCGTGATGCAATGGGGCAAATTCATCCGGCTGGTGCCGCATCCGGTGATGCTGGGGTTTGTGAACGGCCTTGCGATTGTGATTTTCCTTGCGCAGATGGGCCAGTTCAAAGTGCCCGGCACGATGGTTGACACCGGTCACGGCATGGGCGGCGGTGAATGGTTGTCCGGTCAGCCGCTTTATCTGATGCTCGCGCTTGTCGCGGCGACCATGGCGATCATCTGGATCATGCCGCGCATCACCAAACTGATCCCCGCACCGCTTGCGGGTATCGGTATTGTGGCCGCCGTTGTGATCTTTACGGGTATGGATGTCCCGCGCGTTGGTGACCTTGCCTCGATCGAAGGGGGATTGCCGATGCCACATATGCCCTTTGGTGAAGGGCTTGGACTGTATGGTACGGCACTTGCGCCATTCACGCTGGAAACCCTTTATATCATTGCGCCATATGCGGTGATCCTTGCCGCGATTGGCCTGATTGAATCATTGCTGACGCTGAACCTTGTCGGCGACATGACCAACACCCGCGGGGGCGCGTCACAGGAGTGTGTCGCCCAAGGCATCGCGAACACAGTGACCGGTTTCTTTGGTGGCATGGGCGGTTGTGCGATGATCGGTCAGTCGATGATCAACGTGAAATCCGGCGGACGCACGCGAGTGGCGGGCATCGCCGCTGCGATTTTCCTGTTGCTCTTCATTCTTGTGGGTTCGTCGCTGATCGAACAGATCCCGCTGGCCGCATTGGTCGGTGTCATGTTCATGGTGGTGATCGGCACCTTCGCGTGGAATTCCCTGACGATCCTGCGCAAGGTGCCCCTGACGGATGCCTTTGTGATCCTGCTGGTCACGGTTGTCACGGTTTATGAAGACCTTGCCGTTGCCGTGGTCGTTGGTGTGATCGTATCCGCGCTGGCCTATGCATGGAACAACGCGCGCCGCATCCACGCGACAACACGCGAATCCCATACGGAAAAAGGGGCCAAGGTATATGAGATCCACGGGCCCCTGTTCTTTGGCTCTTCCGACGGATTTGCCGAACTGTTCACCGTGGCAGAGGACCCTGAAAAAGTGATCATTGATTTCGCCGACAGCCGAGTGGTGGATCAATCCGCGCTACAGGCGATCGAGGCGATTGCGTCGAAGTACGAAACCACAGGCAAGCACGTCATGCTGCGACATCTGAGCCGCGATTGTCATCGCCTTCTGACCAAAGCGGGCCACCTGATGGTCGATAGCGATGATGACCCCGATTACGAACTGGCGGTGGATTACTCCGTGCGCACGGGCGTTCTGGGCGGTCACTGA
- a CDS encoding adenine phosphoribosyltransferase has protein sequence MKKIEDYIRTIVDFPHEGIMFRDVTTLFADPRGFRMAIDLMLHPYAGIEIDKVVGLEARGFILGGAIAHQLSVGFVPIRKKGKLPGAVISEAYTLEYGEAIVEIHDDAIQPGEKILVVDDLLATGGTAAAGIKLVERLGGEIVSTSFIIDLPELGGRKKLEAMGMEVNVLCEFDGL, from the coding sequence ATGAAAAAGATCGAAGATTACATCCGTACCATTGTTGATTTCCCGCACGAAGGAATCATGTTTCGCGATGTCACCACGCTGTTCGCTGATCCGCGCGGGTTTCGTATGGCGATTGATCTGATGTTGCACCCCTATGCTGGCATCGAAATCGACAAGGTTGTAGGCCTCGAGGCGCGCGGTTTCATCCTTGGCGGAGCGATCGCGCACCAACTTTCCGTCGGGTTCGTGCCCATCCGCAAAAAGGGCAAGCTGCCCGGTGCGGTTATTTCCGAAGCCTATACGCTGGAGTATGGTGAGGCGATTGTAGAAATCCACGACGACGCCATCCAACCGGGTGAGAAAATTCTGGTGGTTGACGACCTGCTAGCCACCGGAGGCACGGCCGCGGCTGGCATCAAACTGGTCGAACGTCTGGGCGGCGAAATCGTTTCGACGTCCTTTATCATTGACCTGCCAGAACTTGGCGGCCGCAAAAAGTTGGAAGCCATGGGGATGGAAGTCAACGTATTGTGCGAATTCGACGGGCTCTAG
- a CDS encoding flavin reductase family protein, translating into MFYKPSEGHGLPHNPFNAVVTPRPIGWISTRDKDGNDNLAPYSFFNAVAYVPPQVMFASTGVKDDVDGTKDSVANIRETGVFCANIVEYGARDAMNLSSATLPHGVDEFAHAGIDKQECDTINCARVGGAPAALECRMTQILQIEGAANYVVFGEVIGVHMRDDCMVDGRFDVTRFEPLSRLGYRDYSVVREVFEIVRPDD; encoded by the coding sequence ATGTTCTATAAGCCAAGTGAAGGTCACGGCCTGCCTCACAATCCCTTCAACGCCGTTGTAACCCCGCGCCCCATCGGCTGGATCTCGACCCGTGACAAGGATGGCAATGACAATCTTGCCCCCTACTCCTTTTTCAACGCCGTCGCCTATGTGCCGCCACAGGTCATGTTTGCCTCGACCGGTGTGAAGGATGATGTGGATGGCACCAAGGACTCGGTCGCCAACATCCGCGAGACCGGTGTTTTTTGCGCAAACATCGTCGAATACGGCGCGCGCGATGCGATGAACCTGTCCTCCGCCACCCTGCCCCACGGCGTGGATGAATTCGCCCACGCCGGCATTGATAAGCAGGAATGTGACACCATCAATTGCGCGCGTGTCGGCGGCGCGCCGGCGGCACTGGAATGCCGTATGACGCAGATTTTGCAGATCGAAGGGGCCGCGAACTATGTGGTGTTCGGCGAAGTCATCGGCGTGCATATGCGCGATGATTGCATGGTCGACGGACGATTTGACGTCACGCGCTTTGAACCGCTGTCGCGCCTTGGCTATCGCGACTATTCCGTGGTGCGCGAAGTTTTCGAAATTGTCCGGCCCGACGATTGA
- a CDS encoding FAD-binding oxidoreductase codes for MTLNSADTAFRDRLAGVLPDDIFRAADARYLEEPRGRYAGQQALLALPRTAQEVSTLIRHAQDARVGVVPYGGGTGLVGGQVAPDGPAPLILSLERMNSVRDVLPDENVLVAEAGVILADVQAAAEAVERLFPLSLAAEGSARIGGNLATNAGGTGVLRYGNARDLCLGLEAVWPDGQIWNGLTRLRKNNTGYDLRHLLIGAEGTLGVITAAALKLFPKPARSGTALMVVQSPRAALDLLSLAKAQLGEMISAFELIHRQGFEFLTETLPEVRHPFATAPEWCVLIDVGLSGDLDPSEALETLFAAAHEAGLVDDGLIAQNEAQSVDFWNIREMIPEANRLIGSVSSHDISVPLGAIPDFIRKAGETLARIGDFRINCFGHVGDGNLHYNVFPVKGKSRLDYEPQRTAIKTAVHDLVQEMGGSFSAEHGIGRLKRGDLETYGDVAKLSAMRAIKSALDPAGIMNPGAVLNG; via the coding sequence ATGACATTAAATTCCGCTGACACCGCCTTTCGTGACCGCCTTGCTGGCGTCCTGCCGGATGACATCTTTCGCGCAGCTGACGCACGTTATCTGGAAGAACCCCGTGGACGATACGCAGGCCAGCAGGCTTTGCTGGCCTTGCCGCGCACCGCTCAAGAGGTATCTACCCTGATCCGACACGCACAGGACGCCCGGGTTGGTGTCGTGCCCTATGGCGGGGGCACGGGGTTGGTCGGCGGGCAGGTGGCCCCGGACGGGCCCGCACCGCTGATCCTGTCGCTTGAGCGGATGAACAGCGTACGCGATGTCCTTCCCGACGAAAACGTGCTGGTTGCCGAAGCCGGCGTCATTCTGGCGGATGTTCAGGCTGCGGCAGAAGCGGTCGAGCGCTTGTTTCCGCTGTCCCTGGCAGCGGAAGGCTCCGCGCGGATTGGTGGCAATCTGGCGACAAACGCAGGGGGCACAGGCGTGTTGCGGTATGGCAATGCGCGCGATCTGTGTCTGGGGCTTGAGGCGGTATGGCCGGACGGTCAAATCTGGAACGGGCTGACGCGTTTGCGCAAGAATAACACGGGTTATGATCTGCGCCATCTGTTGATCGGGGCCGAGGGGACATTGGGCGTGATCACAGCAGCGGCGTTGAAACTGTTTCCGAAACCTGCCCGCTCCGGTACAGCGCTGATGGTCGTGCAAAGCCCGCGCGCAGCTCTTGATCTGCTGTCTTTGGCCAAAGCGCAGCTGGGCGAGATGATCAGCGCATTCGAACTGATCCACAGGCAGGGCTTTGAATTCCTGACGGAAACCCTGCCCGAGGTGCGCCATCCTTTCGCGACGGCACCGGAATGGTGTGTTTTGATCGATGTCGGCCTCAGCGGGGATCTTGACCCGTCAGAGGCATTGGAAACCCTATTTGCCGCAGCGCATGAGGCGGGGCTGGTCGACGACGGGTTGATCGCGCAGAACGAAGCGCAGTCAGTGGATTTCTGGAACATCCGCGAAATGATCCCGGAGGCGAACCGCCTTATCGGTTCCGTATCCAGCCACGATATCTCTGTCCCGCTTGGCGCCATTCCCGATTTCATTCGCAAGGCTGGTGAAACGCTGGCCCGTATCGGTGATTTCCGCATCAATTGTTTCGGCCATGTGGGGGATGGGAACCTGCATTACAATGTCTTTCCGGTCAAAGGAAAATCCCGCCTTGATTACGAGCCCCAAAGGACCGCAATCAAGACTGCTGTGCATGATCTGGTTCAAGAGATGGGCGGTTCCTTTAGCGCCGAGCATGGTATCGGGCGCCTGAAACGCGGGGATCTTGAAACCTACGGTGATGTGGCAAAACTCTCCGCGATGCGGGCCATCAAATCTGCACTGGACCCCGCCGGCATCATGAACCCGGGTGCCGTGCTAAACGGCTAG
- a CDS encoding GNAT family N-acetyltransferase, with the protein MLLLKRKLRIETERLTLRPPVHSDFRSWTALRSHSRAFLTKWEPVWANDHLSRKAFTNRVYWAQRSVSSGTALPLFLVRRKDNTLMGAITLDNIRRGPAQSGSLGYWTGEPFARQGYMREAIHAVVHQAFTRMDLSRIEAACLPENAASRGLLEKTGFKYEGVAQSYLQIDGRWRTHVLYAALRSDRRGKTDVG; encoded by the coding sequence ATGCTGCTGCTCAAACGCAAACTCAGGATCGAAACAGAGCGGCTCACGCTGCGGCCGCCGGTTCATTCCGACTTTCGCAGCTGGACTGCATTGCGGTCCCACAGCCGGGCCTTTCTGACCAAATGGGAACCGGTTTGGGCTAACGATCATCTGTCACGCAAAGCGTTCACCAATCGGGTCTACTGGGCGCAGCGGTCGGTCAGCAGTGGCACGGCGTTGCCTCTGTTTCTGGTCCGCCGCAAGGACAACACCTTGATGGGCGCGATTACGCTGGACAATATCCGGCGCGGACCGGCGCAATCGGGTTCTTTGGGGTATTGGACGGGCGAACCCTTTGCGCGCCAAGGGTATATGCGCGAGGCGATCCATGCGGTGGTGCATCAGGCGTTCACGCGAATGGACCTGAGCAGGATCGAGGCCGCCTGCCTGCCCGAAAACGCCGCGTCGCGCGGGTTGTTGGAAAAGACCGGTTTCAAATATGAAGGTGTCGCGCAAAGCTATCTGCAGATCGACGGGCGCTGGCGGACCCATGTCCTTTATGCGGCGCTGCGCAGTGACCGGCGCGGCAAAACGGATGTCGGCTGA